A single window of Mycolicibacterium aurum DNA harbors:
- the mutA gene encoding methylmalonyl-CoA mutase small subunit, which produces MAVQNPSAGTAGGVIDSDLDRWRTAVAGVLTKSTTRDPADLPDEPERLLDSATYDGFPIRPLYTSADEHAEPALPGTWPFVRGGDALRDVKSGWKVADVYPADGSAAAEANGSILLGLTEGISALVLRVGDGSAAGGVTPTELDRLLDGVYLDLVPVVFETSGGGSTYTETADVMLGLLSGLDDDRRSRLSVDLGADPLSAALSGRTAPALGDVITTAQKLTDYAGHVRAITVDGPAFHNLGANASWELAAAIAVGVSYLRQLVDAGLSSSEALAQISFRFAADDDQFMTIAKLRAARQLWARVAEVVGEPAAGAATLHATTSLPMMSQRDPWVNMLRTTVAAFAAGVGGADTVTVHPFDVAIDGGFPGTARSFARRIARNTQLLLLEESHIGRVLDPAGGSWFVEDLTRELAERAWSRFQEIEAAGGFEAARENIGAQIAEVAERRAADIAHRRTSLTGVNEYPNLTEMPLPQGNPLPGVRRYGADFEDLRNRSDVHLDRRGARPRVLLLPLGPLAEHNIRTTFAANLLASGGIEAVNPGPLDAAGIAAAVRESGAGEVAVICGTDKRYGDEASAAVDAARTAGVKRILLAGPEKAVADSASKPDGYLTAKIDAVEALSDLLTRLGA; this is translated from the coding sequence ATGGCTGTGCAGAATCCCAGCGCCGGTACTGCCGGCGGAGTAATCGACTCCGATCTGGACCGGTGGCGCACCGCCGTGGCGGGCGTGCTGACGAAGAGCACCACACGCGATCCCGCCGATCTGCCCGATGAACCCGAGCGCCTGCTCGACTCGGCGACCTACGACGGGTTCCCGATCCGTCCGCTGTACACCAGCGCCGACGAGCATGCCGAACCGGCGTTGCCCGGTACCTGGCCCTTCGTGCGGGGCGGCGACGCCCTGCGCGACGTCAAATCGGGCTGGAAGGTTGCCGACGTCTACCCGGCGGACGGTTCTGCTGCGGCAGAGGCCAACGGGTCGATCCTGCTCGGCTTGACCGAAGGCATCAGCGCGCTGGTGCTGCGCGTCGGTGACGGCTCGGCAGCGGGCGGGGTCACTCCCACCGAACTCGACCGCCTGCTCGACGGCGTGTATCTCGACCTGGTGCCGGTGGTGTTCGAAACGTCCGGCGGCGGCAGCACTTACACCGAGACTGCGGACGTCATGCTCGGGCTTCTCAGCGGCCTCGACGACGACCGGCGCTCCCGGCTGTCGGTCGACCTCGGGGCCGACCCGCTCAGTGCGGCGCTGTCCGGCCGGACCGCTCCGGCACTCGGCGACGTGATCACCACCGCGCAGAAGCTGACCGACTACGCCGGGCATGTTCGGGCGATCACCGTCGACGGGCCGGCCTTTCACAATCTCGGCGCGAACGCCTCCTGGGAACTGGCCGCCGCCATCGCCGTGGGTGTCAGCTACCTGCGCCAGCTTGTCGACGCCGGGCTGTCCAGCTCGGAGGCGCTCGCCCAGATCAGCTTCCGGTTCGCCGCCGACGACGACCAGTTCATGACCATCGCCAAACTGCGGGCGGCACGCCAACTCTGGGCACGCGTCGCCGAAGTGGTCGGCGAACCCGCGGCCGGTGCGGCCACGCTGCACGCCACCACCTCGCTGCCGATGATGTCGCAGCGGGATCCGTGGGTGAACATGCTGCGCACCACTGTCGCGGCCTTCGCGGCGGGCGTCGGCGGCGCGGACACCGTCACGGTGCACCCGTTCGACGTCGCGATCGACGGTGGATTCCCCGGCACCGCGCGCAGTTTCGCCCGCCGCATCGCGCGCAACACGCAGCTGCTTCTGTTGGAGGAGTCTCACATCGGGCGGGTACTCGACCCGGCCGGAGGTTCGTGGTTCGTCGAGGACCTCACCCGCGAACTCGCCGAGCGGGCGTGGTCACGATTCCAGGAGATCGAGGCAGCGGGTGGATTCGAGGCGGCCCGCGAGAACATCGGCGCACAGATCGCGGAGGTCGCCGAGCGTCGCGCCGCCGACATCGCGCACCGGCGCACCTCACTCACCGGCGTCAACGAATATCCGAACCTGACCGAAATGCCGCTGCCGCAGGGAAACCCGCTGCCGGGCGTGCGTCGCTACGGAGCCGACTTCGAGGACCTGCGCAACCGCTCCGACGTCCACCTGGACAGACGCGGTGCGCGCCCCAGGGTGCTGCTGCTGCCGCTGGGACCGCTGGCCGAGCACAACATCCGCACGACGTTCGCGGCGAACCTGCTCGCGTCGGGCGGAATCGAAGCCGTCAATCCCGGTCCGTTGGACGCGGCGGGAATCGCCGCGGCCGTGCGGGAGTCCGGAGCAGGCGAAGTCGCGGTGATCTGCGGGACCGACAAGCGGTACGGCGACGAGGCGTCGGCAGCCGTGGACGCCGCCAGAACAGCAGGCGTGAAGCGCATTCTGCTCGCCGGTCCGGAGAAGGCCGTCGCGGACTCCGCGTCGAAGCCCGACGGATACCTGACCGCGAAAATCGATGCGGTCGAAGCACTGTCAGACCTGCTGACCCGATTGGGAGCATGA
- the scpA gene encoding methylmalonyl-CoA mutase, which produces MTATAKPVIGSFADVPLATEAAVAAPTPADVAGQVAAAAAAHGYAAEQLDWATPEGIDVKPVYIAADRDDAAGAGYPLHSLPGEPPFVRGPYPTMYVNQPWTIRQYAGFSTAAESNAFYRRNLAAGQKGLSVAFDLATHRGYDSDHPRVAGDVGMAGVAIDSILDMRQLFDGIDLSAVSVSMTMNGAVLPILALYVAAAEEQGVPPEKLAGTIQNDILKEFMVRNTYIYPPKPSMRIISDIFGYTSVKMPKYNSISISGYHIQEAGATADLELGYTLADGVEYIKAGLDAGLDIDKFAPRLSFFWGIGMNFFMEVAKLRAGRLLWSELVAQFDPKSAKSLSLRTHSQTSGWSLTAQDPFNNVARTCIEAMAATQGHTQSLHTNALDEALALPTDFSARIARNTQLLLQQESGTTRPIDPWAGSYYVEWLTHQLAEKARGHIREIAEHGGMAQAINEGIPKLRIEEAAARTQARIDSGAQTVIGINKYQVDEDQEIEVLKVENSRVRAEQIAKLERLRADRDNEATQAALAELTRAAAASGPAGEDGLGNNLMALAIKAARAMATVGEISDALEKVYGRHQAEIRTIAGVYRDEVGMASNVSGATELVEKFAEADGRRPRILVAKMGQDGHDRGQKVIATAFADIGFDVDVGSLFSTPDEVARQAADNDVHVVGVSSLAAGHLTLVPALRDALAEVGRPDIMVVVGGVIPPGDFDELYAAGATAIFPPGTVIADAAIGLLNKLAERLGYTLN; this is translated from the coding sequence ATGACTGCCACAGCGAAACCCGTCATCGGTTCCTTCGCGGATGTGCCTCTCGCAACTGAGGCAGCCGTTGCGGCGCCGACACCTGCCGACGTTGCCGGGCAGGTGGCCGCGGCGGCCGCCGCACACGGCTACGCCGCCGAGCAGCTCGACTGGGCGACCCCGGAGGGCATCGACGTCAAGCCCGTCTACATCGCCGCCGACCGCGACGACGCCGCAGGCGCCGGGTACCCGCTGCACAGCCTGCCGGGTGAGCCGCCGTTCGTGCGTGGCCCGTACCCGACGATGTACGTCAACCAGCCGTGGACCATCCGCCAGTACGCCGGCTTCTCCACGGCAGCGGAGTCGAATGCGTTCTACCGCCGGAATCTGGCCGCCGGCCAGAAGGGGCTGTCGGTCGCGTTCGATCTCGCCACCCACCGCGGCTACGACTCCGACCATCCCCGTGTCGCCGGTGACGTCGGTATGGCGGGGGTGGCGATCGACTCCATTCTCGACATGCGCCAGCTGTTCGACGGTATCGACCTGTCGGCGGTCTCGGTGTCGATGACGATGAACGGGGCCGTGCTGCCGATCCTGGCCCTCTACGTCGCGGCCGCCGAGGAGCAGGGCGTGCCGCCGGAGAAGCTCGCCGGGACCATCCAGAACGACATTCTCAAAGAGTTCATGGTCCGCAACACCTACATCTATCCACCCAAGCCCTCCATGCGGATCATCTCCGACATCTTCGGCTACACCAGCGTGAAGATGCCGAAGTACAACAGCATCTCGATCTCCGGCTACCACATCCAGGAAGCGGGGGCGACGGCCGATCTGGAGCTGGGCTACACGCTGGCCGACGGTGTCGAGTACATCAAGGCGGGCCTCGACGCCGGCCTGGACATCGACAAGTTCGCGCCGCGGCTGTCCTTCTTCTGGGGTATCGGCATGAACTTCTTCATGGAGGTCGCCAAGCTGCGTGCGGGCCGGCTGCTGTGGAGCGAACTGGTCGCACAGTTCGATCCGAAGAGTGCGAAGTCGCTGTCGCTGCGCACCCATTCGCAGACCTCAGGATGGTCGTTGACCGCGCAGGACCCGTTCAACAACGTCGCTCGGACCTGCATCGAGGCGATGGCGGCCACCCAGGGCCACACCCAGTCGCTGCACACCAACGCGCTCGACGAGGCGCTGGCGCTGCCCACCGACTTCTCAGCCCGGATTGCCCGCAACACCCAGCTCCTGCTGCAGCAGGAGTCCGGCACCACGCGTCCCATCGATCCGTGGGCAGGGTCGTACTACGTGGAGTGGCTGACCCACCAGCTGGCCGAGAAGGCGCGCGGACACATTCGCGAGATCGCCGAACACGGCGGCATGGCGCAGGCCATCAACGAGGGCATCCCCAAGCTGCGCATCGAAGAAGCCGCCGCCCGCACCCAGGCCCGGATCGATTCGGGCGCTCAGACGGTCATCGGCATCAACAAGTACCAGGTCGACGAGGATCAGGAGATCGAGGTCCTCAAGGTCGAGAACAGCCGGGTGCGCGCCGAGCAGATCGCCAAGCTGGAGAGGCTGCGCGCCGACCGTGACAACGAGGCGACGCAGGCTGCTCTCGCCGAACTGACCCGTGCCGCAGCGGCTTCCGGTCCCGCGGGGGAGGATGGGCTCGGCAACAACCTGATGGCGCTGGCCATCAAGGCCGCCCGCGCCATGGCCACCGTCGGCGAGATCTCCGACGCCCTGGAGAAGGTCTACGGCAGGCACCAGGCCGAGATCCGGACCATCGCCGGGGTGTACAGGGACGAGGTGGGCATGGCCAGTAACGTCAGTGGCGCAACGGAATTGGTCGAGAAGTTCGCCGAGGCCGACGGACGTCGTCCCCGCATCCTCGTCGCGAAGATGGGGCAGGACGGACACGACCGCGGACAGAAGGTCATCGCGACGGCGTTCGCCGACATCGGCTTCGACGTCGACGTCGGCTCGCTGTTCTCGACGCCCGACGAGGTCGCGCGCCAGGCCGCCGACAACGACGTGCACGTGGTCGGGGTCTCCTCGCTGGCGGCCGGACACCTGACGTTGGTGCCCGCGTTGCGCGACGCGCTCGCCGAGGTCGGCCGACCCGACATCATGGTCGTCGTCGGCGGGGTGATCCCGCCCGGCGATTTCGACGAGCTGTACGCGGCCGGGGCGACCGCGATCTTCCCTCCCGGCACCGTCATCGCCGATGCCGCGATCGGTCTGCTGAACAAGCTGGCCGAACGCCTCGGCTACACGTTGAACTAG